Proteins encoded together in one Pseudomonas arsenicoxydans window:
- a CDS encoding protein-disulfide reductase DsbD: MRRLLCLLLLVIALPATAAGLLESRPSTTLGSINNSADFLPVREAFQLSLVDSTPQSIKLRFVATEGYYLYRHRFQFRADPADVGLGAAQLPKGEQKHDEYFGDVEVYHGILDVELPRTDQRAFTLAVTYQGCADKGLCYPPETERLSIDGLGAPTTAHIWNWRELALFFLAGLGLTFTPCVLPMLPILSGVVLRGQVGGLRGFNLSLAYVLPMAACFALLGALMGMFGAQLNLQARLQSAWVLVPFAMFFAVFALAMFGVFELKLPYAISSRLDRIAGRTEGGSLWGAAVLGVVSSLLVSPCVSAPLAGALLYISASGDALGGGLKLFMLGLGMGAPLLLVATGGAAWLPKSGPWLIQVKNAIGVLLLGLAIGLLSRILPGQITLLLIGLLAGGVGLFMGALEFVYKPPRKRLGQLLGMFLLFYALACWYGAFSGQTDPFNPIGQPHMIAGNQQPQDSGAWQTVTTPTELDRVLADARSTGTPLLLDWYADWCISCKVIEHEVLNDAKVVERLKGYRLIRFDITSSNAEQRTLLDRYKLFGPPALMFFGKDGVERADVRVIGEINAKDFAERVAKANDRI, translated from the coding sequence ATGCGCCGTTTGCTCTGCCTGCTGCTTTTAGTAATCGCCCTGCCGGCTACCGCCGCCGGGTTGCTGGAGAGTCGTCCCAGTACCACCCTGGGCTCGATCAACAACAGTGCCGACTTCCTGCCGGTGCGCGAGGCGTTTCAGCTGAGCCTGGTAGACAGCACACCGCAATCGATCAAACTACGTTTCGTCGCGACAGAGGGCTACTACCTCTATCGCCATCGTTTTCAATTTCGCGCCGATCCGGCCGATGTCGGCCTCGGCGCCGCACAATTGCCCAAGGGCGAGCAGAAACACGATGAGTACTTCGGCGATGTCGAGGTCTACCACGGAATTCTCGACGTAGAGCTGCCGCGCACCGATCAACGGGCCTTCACGCTGGCGGTGACTTATCAGGGCTGTGCCGATAAAGGCCTGTGCTATCCACCCGAGACCGAGCGCCTCAGCATTGATGGCCTCGGTGCCCCGACGACCGCGCACATCTGGAACTGGCGCGAACTCGCGTTGTTCTTTCTCGCAGGCTTGGGGCTGACCTTCACCCCGTGTGTGCTGCCCATGCTGCCGATCCTTTCCGGCGTCGTGCTTCGCGGCCAGGTCGGTGGCTTGCGCGGCTTCAACCTGTCCCTGGCTTACGTGCTGCCAATGGCCGCCTGCTTCGCCTTGCTGGGTGCGTTGATGGGAATGTTCGGCGCGCAACTCAACCTTCAGGCACGCCTGCAATCGGCCTGGGTGCTGGTGCCGTTCGCGATGTTTTTCGCAGTGTTTGCCCTGGCGATGTTCGGCGTGTTCGAACTCAAGTTGCCGTACGCCATCAGCAGTCGCCTGGATCGTATCGCCGGCCGCACGGAAGGCGGCTCGCTATGGGGCGCGGCGGTGTTGGGCGTGGTGTCGAGCCTGCTGGTCTCCCCTTGCGTGTCGGCGCCGCTGGCCGGCGCGCTGCTGTATATCAGCGCCAGTGGTGATGCTCTCGGCGGCGGTTTGAAATTGTTCATGCTCGGCCTTGGCATGGGCGCGCCCCTATTGCTCGTAGCCACCGGCGGCGCGGCCTGGCTGCCCAAAAGTGGGCCGTGGCTGATCCAGGTGAAAAATGCGATCGGCGTGTTGCTACTGGGTCTGGCGATCGGGCTGCTCAGTCGCATATTGCCGGGTCAGATCACCTTGTTGCTGATCGGCTTGCTGGCCGGAGGCGTCGGGTTGTTCATGGGCGCGCTGGAGTTCGTCTACAAACCGCCGCGAAAACGCCTCGGACAATTACTGGGGATGTTCCTGCTGTTTTACGCGCTGGCCTGTTGGTACGGCGCATTCAGCGGTCAGACTGACCCGTTCAATCCGATCGGCCAGCCGCACATGATTGCCGGCAACCAGCAACCGCAAGACAGCGGTGCCTGGCAAACCGTCACGACCCCGACCGAGCTTGATCGCGTTCTCGCCGACGCCCGGTCCACAGGCACCCCGCTGCTGCTCGACTGGTACGCCGACTGGTGCATCAGCTGCAAAGTCATCGAACACGAAGTGCTCAACGACGCCAAGGTCGTCGAACGCCTCAAGGGCTATCGACTGATCCGTTTCGACATCACCTCCAGCAACGCCGAGCAACGCACCCTGCTCGATCGCTACAAATTGTTCGGTCCACCGGCGCTGATGTTTTTCGGCAAGGACGGCGTCGAACGCGCCGATGTGCGGGTGATCGGCGAGATCAACGCGAAGGACTTCGCCGAACGCGTCGCCAAAGCAAATGACCGGATTTAA
- the gcbA gene encoding diguanylate cyclase GcbA has translation MTEPEDPSRERLKHHFAQRVIHQARQILEIWQRLQRSEWSTTDLSELSEANLRLLRFAERFEQPEHSQLARHIGQSLEAVDANRGRLSSGLITDLNRLMQRLSRTGLRHGDQFEQTFLPPLRKPIYVMLQDHDRAERLAKQLEFFGLSAQSLDSVSAFRSSMVERLPAAIVMDVDFSGAGVGLTLAAEAQVGLDEPLPLLFFSLHETDTPTRLAAVRAGGQEFLTGTLEASSLLEKIEVLTCVAQYEPYKVLIIDDSRAQALHTERLLNSAGIVTRTLIDPIQAMAELADFQPDLIILDMYMPTCTGTELAKVIRHNDRYVSVPIIYLSAEDDLDKQLDAMSEGGDDFLTKPIKPRHLITTVRNRAARARNLKARMVRDSLTGLYNHTHILQLLEDCSFRARRENKPLSFAMLDIDHFKRVNDSHGHPMGDRVIKSLALFLKQRLRKTDFIGRYGGEEFAIVMPDTDLESAHRALDEIRQRFAEIHYPAQPQDLWCTFSAGVVELCEHSDSLMMASQADEALYRAKDGGRNRVQAARTSKQSATFSSEWTHSVITL, from the coding sequence ATGACCGAGCCAGAAGACCCCAGCCGTGAGCGCCTCAAGCACCACTTTGCCCAGCGGGTAATTCATCAAGCACGTCAAATTCTTGAGATATGGCAGCGCCTGCAACGCAGCGAGTGGTCCACTACCGATTTGTCCGAACTGAGCGAGGCCAACCTGCGCCTGCTACGGTTTGCCGAGCGTTTCGAACAACCGGAACACTCTCAACTCGCGCGCCACATCGGTCAGTCGCTGGAGGCGGTCGACGCCAATCGCGGACGCCTGAGCAGCGGGCTGATCACTGACCTCAATCGCTTGATGCAACGCCTGTCACGCACTGGCCTGCGTCATGGCGATCAGTTCGAACAAACTTTTCTACCACCGCTGCGCAAGCCGATCTACGTGATGCTGCAAGATCACGACCGTGCCGAGCGCCTGGCCAAGCAACTTGAATTTTTCGGACTCAGCGCGCAGTCCCTGGACAGCGTGTCGGCGTTTCGCTCCTCAATGGTCGAGCGCTTGCCCGCGGCGATCGTCATGGACGTGGACTTCAGCGGCGCGGGCGTCGGCCTGACGCTGGCGGCCGAAGCTCAGGTTGGCTTGGACGAACCGTTACCCCTGCTGTTCTTCAGCCTGCACGAAACCGACACCCCGACCCGCCTCGCCGCCGTGCGCGCCGGCGGTCAGGAATTCCTCACCGGCACCCTCGAAGCTTCGAGCCTGTTGGAGAAGATAGAAGTCCTGACGTGTGTCGCCCAGTACGAACCTTACAAAGTGCTGATCATCGACGACTCCCGTGCCCAGGCGTTGCACACCGAACGCCTGCTCAACAGCGCCGGCATCGTCACGCGCACGCTGATCGATCCGATTCAGGCGATGGCCGAGCTGGCGGACTTTCAGCCGGACCTGATCATCCTCGACATGTACATGCCGACCTGCACGGGAACGGAACTGGCCAAGGTGATCCGCCACAACGACCGTTACGTCAGCGTGCCGATCATTTACCTGTCGGCCGAAGATGACCTGGACAAGCAGCTCGACGCCATGAGCGAAGGTGGCGACGACTTCCTGACCAAGCCGATCAAGCCACGACACCTGATCACCACCGTGCGCAACCGTGCGGCTAGGGCGCGCAATTTGAAGGCGCGGATGGTTCGCGACAGCCTGACCGGTTTGTATAACCACACGCACATCCTGCAATTGCTCGAAGACTGCAGCTTCCGCGCCCGCCGCGAGAACAAGCCGCTGAGTTTTGCGATGCTCGACATCGACCACTTCAAACGCGTCAACGACAGCCATGGCCACCCCATGGGCGACCGGGTGATCAAGAGCCTGGCGCTGTTCTTGAAGCAACGCTTGCGCAAGACCGACTTCATCGGCCGTTACGGTGGTGAAGAATTCGCCATTGTCATGCCGGACACCGATCTCGAATCGGCGCACCGGGCGCTCGATGAAATCCGTCAACGCTTTGCCGAGATTCACTATCCGGCGCAGCCCCAGGATTTGTGGTGCACCTTCAGCGCCGGGGTGGTGGAGCTCTGTGAACACTCCGACAGCCTGATGATGGCCAGCCAGGCCGACGAGGCGCTGTACCGCGCCAAGGACGGCGGACGTAACCGCGTGCAGGCCGCGCGGACGTCAAAGCAAAGTGCCACCTTTTCATCGGAATGGACCCATTCAGTCATAACGCTGTAA
- a CDS encoding DUF4123 domain-containing protein, translating into MITVQAPDSTAQWLLLDVPGEPRAGAALRQQFAQARQFLLFDGTEFQPLREYGPVLVDLEQCPLLAGLCHREPHVWSGLLLTSEASPAHLLDHLRRMLTVSFGLHHRALLSYYNPHTASYFFDACDALELSRWLGPISQLRWFGGTWADRAIGSQGWQQLFNPGLAVSALTVEENLTPRQQGTLQTCMLEQHVWHWSRSTGTDYNRLCSHVQEGLALGFSERAVLDGWLWLRLQYPDIFPVQPLPGNTQQERLDNLRNLWQDDPSEQPDP; encoded by the coding sequence ATGATCACCGTCCAGGCACCTGACTCGACGGCGCAATGGTTATTGCTTGATGTCCCGGGCGAACCACGGGCGGGTGCGGCGCTGCGCCAGCAGTTTGCGCAGGCTCGACAGTTCCTGCTGTTCGATGGCACCGAGTTCCAGCCGTTGCGCGAATACGGGCCAGTGTTGGTCGACCTTGAGCAATGCCCGCTGCTCGCCGGGCTGTGTCACCGTGAGCCTCACGTCTGGAGCGGATTGTTGCTGACCAGCGAGGCATCGCCGGCGCATTTGCTCGACCATCTGCGACGCATGCTGACGGTTTCCTTCGGCCTGCATCACCGTGCGTTGTTGAGCTATTACAACCCGCACACCGCCAGTTATTTTTTTGATGCCTGCGATGCCCTGGAACTGAGTCGCTGGCTCGGCCCGATCAGCCAGTTGCGCTGGTTTGGCGGAACCTGGGCCGACCGCGCCATCGGCAGTCAGGGCTGGCAGCAACTGTTCAATCCAGGGCTAGCCGTCAGTGCGCTGACTGTCGAAGAAAACCTGACGCCGCGCCAGCAGGGCACCTTGCAAACCTGCATGCTGGAACAGCACGTCTGGCATTGGAGCCGATCCACCGGGACCGACTACAACCGCTTGTGTTCCCATGTGCAGGAAGGGCTGGCGCTGGGCTTCAGTGAGCGTGCGGTACTGGATGGGTGGTTATGGCTGCGTTTGCAGTATCCCGACATTTTCCCCGTGCAGCCGTTGCCGGGAAACACTCAGCAGGAACGGCTCGATAACCTGCGCAACCTGTGGCAGGACGATCCCTCTGAGCAGCCAGACCCATGA
- the aroQ gene encoding type II 3-dehydroquinate dehydratase, producing MATLLVLHGPNLNLLGTREPGTYGATTLAQINQDLERRAREAGHHLLHLQSNAEYELIDRIHAARSEGVDFILINPAAFTHTSVALRDALLAVSIPFIEVHLSNVHKREPFRHHSYFSDVAVGVICGLGASGYRLALEAALEQLERPATA from the coding sequence ATGGCGACCTTATTGGTTTTGCACGGCCCCAACCTGAACTTGCTCGGCACCCGTGAACCGGGCACCTATGGCGCTACGACACTGGCGCAGATCAACCAGGACCTGGAACGCCGCGCTCGTGAAGCTGGTCACCATTTACTGCACCTGCAAAGCAACGCCGAATATGAATTGATCGACCGCATCCACGCCGCTCGCAGCGAAGGTGTGGATTTCATTCTGATCAATCCAGCAGCTTTTACGCACACAAGTGTCGCATTACGTGACGCGCTGCTGGCGGTGAGCATCCCATTCATCGAAGTGCATTTGTCTAACGTGCACAAACGCGAACCTTTCCGCCATCACTCTTACTTCTCCGACGTAGCGGTGGGAGTGATCTGCGGCCTTGGCGCCAGCGGTTATCGACTGGCCCTGGAGGCCGCCCTAGAACAGCTTGAAAGACCGGCAACAGCTTGA
- a CDS encoding NUDIX hydrolase: MVDNAKEAAHRAASDAEQIAWVDEHDNLLGALVRSDLRERGLIGRGTYIMLFNSAGELCVHRRTLSKAIYPGFWDVAAGGMVLASETYAESAARELEEELGVSGVELSAHDHFYFEDTGNRLWCSAFSAVWDGPLILQPEEVLEARFIPIDQVMLEIQQKPYCPDSLAALMRYLRAQGNDVAKEL, translated from the coding sequence ATGGTTGATAACGCCAAAGAGGCCGCCCATCGCGCGGCCTCGGATGCCGAACAGATCGCCTGGGTCGACGAGCACGACAACCTGCTCGGCGCCCTGGTCCGTTCGGATCTGCGCGAGCGTGGGCTGATCGGGCGCGGCACCTACATCATGCTGTTCAACTCGGCCGGTGAACTCTGCGTCCACCGCCGAACGCTGAGCAAAGCCATTTACCCGGGTTTCTGGGACGTGGCGGCAGGGGGCATGGTGCTTGCCAGCGAAACCTACGCCGAGTCGGCAGCGCGTGAACTTGAAGAAGAATTGGGCGTGAGCGGCGTGGAATTGAGCGCCCATGATCACTTCTACTTTGAAGACACCGGCAATCGCTTGTGGTGTTCGGCGTTTTCGGCGGTGTGGGACGGCCCGTTGATCCTGCAACCGGAGGAGGTGCTTGAAGCGCGCTTCATCCCCATTGATCAGGTCATGCTGGAAATCCAGCAAAAGCCCTATTGCCCGGACTCTCTGGCCGCGTTGATGCGCTATCTTCGGGCTCAAGGGAACGACGTCGCAAAAGAGCTATAA
- a CDS encoding type VI secretion system Vgr family protein — MFDPVNEPSCRLDVEGLSDPVEVLAFTGSEAINEPFVFEVDLLIDDPTLDLASLLYRPAFLHFGPQGNGIHGHLLELVQPGQGVGSRLCRVRMGPKLACLGLRVSQRIFSNRSVPDILRQVLKEHGITGKGCRFDVSGDYTPQDFCTQYRESDLQFLQRLCAQEGLHYWFAHRADGHCLVFGDEPEQFGRGETVVFTGEGERPGVHPFTLQGRDDQLEGHTHKPTLRSGQWMSLSDHPIMECNRRWLLTRVEHQASESGYQNRIHAVAGERSVLATRALGKPRMHGLQRAWVVAIDEPQPDSSRPVAVQFDWVYQGEGAAPSHCWLPMAPELADTEDLPLREGLQVLVSFIEGDPDQPLITGFLPGPVPINASSVPPPAAPDASLAFGGLLGQLQSSEPLALLCLLPAGGSFIHCTQPCCTCRLAMQSGQSGAA; from the coding sequence ATGTTCGATCCAGTCAACGAGCCGTCCTGTCGTCTCGATGTAGAGGGTCTGTCCGACCCTGTCGAGGTCTTGGCCTTTACCGGCAGTGAAGCGATCAACGAACCTTTCGTGTTCGAGGTGGATCTGCTGATCGATGATCCGACACTGGACCTGGCAAGCCTGCTGTACCGCCCGGCTTTCTTGCACTTCGGACCGCAAGGAAACGGAATCCACGGCCATTTGCTTGAACTCGTCCAGCCTGGTCAAGGCGTCGGTTCGAGGCTTTGTCGCGTGCGCATGGGGCCGAAACTGGCATGCCTGGGACTGCGCGTCAGCCAACGAATCTTCAGCAATCGCTCGGTGCCGGACATTCTTCGTCAGGTGCTCAAGGAGCATGGCATTACCGGCAAAGGTTGCCGTTTCGATGTGAGTGGCGACTACACGCCGCAAGACTTCTGCACGCAGTACCGGGAATCGGACCTGCAGTTTCTCCAGCGTCTTTGCGCCCAGGAGGGGCTTCATTACTGGTTCGCGCATCGCGCAGATGGTCATTGCCTGGTTTTCGGTGATGAGCCGGAACAGTTTGGTCGCGGTGAAACCGTCGTCTTCACTGGCGAAGGCGAACGACCGGGTGTGCACCCGTTCACGCTGCAGGGGCGAGATGATCAGTTGGAGGGCCATACCCACAAGCCAACACTGCGCAGCGGTCAGTGGATGTCGCTGTCCGACCATCCGATCATGGAATGCAATCGTCGCTGGCTGCTGACCCGCGTCGAGCATCAGGCATCGGAATCTGGGTATCAAAACCGGATTCATGCAGTGGCGGGGGAGCGTTCTGTCCTGGCGACTCGTGCACTCGGCAAGCCGCGGATGCACGGTCTTCAGCGGGCATGGGTGGTAGCGATCGATGAACCGCAACCGGATTCGTCCCGGCCGGTTGCCGTACAGTTTGACTGGGTTTACCAAGGGGAAGGCGCGGCGCCGAGTCATTGCTGGTTGCCGATGGCGCCGGAGTTGGCAGACACGGAGGACCTGCCATTGCGTGAAGGGCTGCAGGTGCTGGTGAGTTTTATCGAAGGCGATCCGGACCAACCGTTGATCACTGGATTTCTTCCTGGACCTGTACCGATCAACGCATCCAGCGTGCCACCCCCTGCGGCGCCCGATGCGAGCCTGGCGTTCGGCGGTTTGCTGGGACAGTTGCAATCCAGCGAGCCGCTGGCGCTTCTGTGCCTGTTGCCCGCAGGCGGCAGTTTTATTCATTGCACCCAGCCTTGTTGCACCTGCCGCTTGGCGATGCAATCTGGCCAGAGCGGTGCGGCATGA
- the accB gene encoding acetyl-CoA carboxylase biotin carboxyl carrier protein: MDIRKVKKLIELLEESGIDELEIKEGEESVRISRHSKTPAQQYYAPAPMHAPAPAPVAAAPVAAAAPAAPAAPALNGAVARSPMVGTFYRKSSPSSPSFVEVGQTVKKGDTLCIVEAMKMMNHIEAETSGVIESILVEDGQPVEYDQPLFTIV; this comes from the coding sequence ATGGATATCCGTAAAGTTAAGAAACTGATCGAACTGCTGGAAGAGTCCGGCATCGACGAGCTCGAGATCAAGGAAGGCGAAGAGTCCGTACGTATCAGCCGTCATAGCAAAACCCCGGCTCAGCAGTACTACGCACCTGCTCCAATGCACGCTCCGGCTCCAGCGCCTGTCGCTGCTGCCCCGGTTGCCGCTGCCGCTCCTGCTGCTCCGGCCGCCCCCGCGCTGAACGGCGCCGTTGCCCGTTCGCCGATGGTCGGTACGTTCTATCGCAAGTCTTCGCCATCCTCGCCGTCCTTCGTTGAAGTCGGCCAGACCGTGAAGAAAGGCGACACCCTGTGCATCGTCGAAGCCATGAAGATGATGAACCACATCGAAGCTGAAACCAGCGGTGTGATCGAATCCATCCTCGTCGAAGACGGCCAGCCGGTTGAGTACGACCAACCGCTGTTCACCATCGTTTGA
- a CDS encoding DUF2333 family protein, producing MLDWKNRAGSAPERAAEPKSATRSYIGGLLFSRALATLIGLYLLVTIGLGWYWSEEPALFPVQQNAQAAAEKEGKQMVIGYTTVETLKTVAGTLLNKPGGYIANDRFPPGLWMDNMPSWEYGVLVQVRDLSRAMRKDFARSQSQSAEDADLAKAEPRFNFDNKSWVLPSSESEYQEGINSLSRYQARLSDPNQKSALFYARADNLNNWLGDVGTRLGSLSQRLSASVGRVKLNTALKTEVLAPGQVPQVDEEIVETPWMQIDNVFYEARGQAWALSHLLRAIEVDFADVLAKKNATVSVRQIIRELEASQEPVWSPMILNGSGFGVLANHSLVMANYISRANAAVIDLRQLLNQG from the coding sequence ATGCTGGACTGGAAGAATCGCGCGGGCAGCGCGCCTGAACGTGCCGCTGAACCGAAATCGGCCACCCGCAGTTACATCGGCGGCCTGTTGTTCAGCCGGGCGCTGGCCACGCTGATCGGCCTTTACCTGCTGGTGACGATTGGGCTGGGTTGGTATTGGAGCGAGGAGCCTGCGCTGTTTCCGGTTCAACAAAATGCCCAGGCGGCTGCCGAGAAAGAAGGCAAGCAGATGGTCATCGGGTACACCACGGTGGAAACCCTCAAGACCGTCGCCGGTACATTGCTGAACAAACCGGGTGGCTATATTGCCAACGACCGTTTCCCGCCGGGCCTGTGGATGGACAACATGCCGAGCTGGGAATATGGCGTACTGGTCCAGGTCCGCGACCTGAGTCGTGCAATGCGTAAAGACTTCGCCCGCTCCCAGTCACAGTCCGCCGAAGACGCCGACCTGGCCAAGGCCGAGCCGCGTTTCAACTTCGATAACAAGAGCTGGGTGCTGCCTTCCAGTGAGTCCGAATACCAGGAAGGCATCAATTCCCTGAGCCGTTATCAGGCACGCCTGTCCGATCCGAATCAGAAAAGCGCGCTGTTCTATGCCCGCGCTGACAACCTGAACAACTGGCTGGGCGATGTCGGCACCCGTTTGGGTTCGCTGTCGCAACGTCTGTCGGCCAGCGTCGGTCGGGTCAAGCTCAACACCGCACTGAAAACCGAAGTCCTGGCCCCGGGTCAGGTGCCGCAGGTCGATGAAGAAATCGTCGAGACCCCGTGGATGCAGATCGACAACGTGTTCTACGAAGCACGCGGTCAGGCCTGGGCGCTGTCGCACTTGCTGCGCGCCATCGAAGTCGACTTCGCCGATGTACTGGCCAAGAAGAACGCCACGGTCAGCGTGCGTCAGATCATTCGTGAACTGGAGGCTTCGCAAGAGCCGGTCTGGAGCCCGATGATCCTTAACGGCAGCGGTTTCGGGGTGCTGGCCAACCACTCGCTGGTCATGGCCAATTACATTTCCCGGGCCAACGCTGCGGTAATCGATCTGCGTCAATTGCTCAATCAGGGCTGA
- a CDS encoding translation initiation factor Sui1, with amino-acid sequence MAKKAASFAALGGLVFSTDAGRHCPDCSKPVDACICKQTVIPAGDGIARVRRESKGRGGKTVTTITGVPLAEDALKDLATTLKKRCGTGGALKDGIIEIQGDHVELLLAELIKLGFKAKKSGG; translated from the coding sequence GTGGCCAAAAAAGCCGCATCCTTCGCCGCCCTTGGTGGCTTGGTATTTTCCACCGACGCAGGTCGTCATTGCCCGGATTGCAGTAAACCGGTGGACGCCTGTATCTGCAAACAGACCGTTATCCCGGCCGGCGACGGCATTGCTCGCGTGCGTCGCGAAAGCAAGGGCCGTGGCGGCAAGACGGTGACCACCATCACCGGCGTGCCGTTGGCCGAAGACGCGCTCAAGGACCTGGCGACCACGTTGAAGAAACGTTGCGGGACCGGCGGGGCGTTGAAAGACGGGATCATTGAAATCCAGGGCGATCATGTCGAGCTACTCTTGGCCGAACTGATCAAGCTTGGTTTCAAGGCGAAGAAGTCCGGCGGCTAG
- the speA gene encoding arginine decarboxylase, with translation MSVRRTRKDDGSQWTVADSRSVYGIRHWGAGYFAINDAGRVEVRPNGPTSSPIDLFEQVDQLRQSGLSLPLLVRFPDILQDRVRQLTGAFDANIERLEYQSKYTALYPIKVNQQEAVIENIIATQNVSIGLEAGSKPELLAVLALAPKGGTIVCNGYKDREFIRLALMGQKLGHNVFIVIEKESEVALVIEEAASLKVKPQVGLRVRLSSLASSKWADTGGEKSKFGLSAAQLLSVVERFRAAGLDQGIRLLHFHMGSQIANLADYQHGFKEAIRYYGELRNLGLPVDHIDVGGGLGVDYDGTHSRNASSINYDMDDYAGVVVGMLKEFCDAQSLPHPNIFSESGRSLTAHHAMLVVQVTDVEKHNDDVPQIDNKEELPETVQWLVDLLGPTDIEMVTETYWRATHYMSDIATQYADGKLTLAEKALAEQCYFAVCRRLHNSLKARQRSHRQVLDELNDKLADKYICNFSVFQSLPDTWAIGQVLPILPLHRLDEEPLRRAVLQDLTCDSDGKIKQYVDEQSIETSLPVHGLNEGEDYLLGIFLVGAYQEILGDMHNLFGDTDSVNIYQNADGSVYHAGIETHDTIEDMLRYVHLSPEELMTHYRDKCASARITAAERTQFLDALRLGLTRSSYLSS, from the coding sequence ATGTCCGTACGACGCACACGCAAAGACGATGGCAGCCAATGGACAGTTGCGGACAGCCGCAGTGTTTACGGGATTCGCCATTGGGGGGCCGGGTATTTCGCGATCAATGACGCCGGTCGCGTCGAAGTTCGTCCGAACGGTCCGACCAGTTCGCCTATCGACCTCTTCGAGCAAGTCGACCAGCTGCGCCAAAGCGGCCTGTCCTTGCCGTTGCTGGTGCGCTTCCCCGACATTCTGCAAGACCGCGTTCGTCAGCTGACCGGCGCGTTCGATGCCAACATCGAGCGTCTGGAATACCAGAGTAAGTACACCGCGCTGTACCCGATCAAGGTGAACCAGCAAGAAGCGGTGATCGAAAACATCATCGCCACCCAGAACGTGTCCATCGGCCTGGAAGCCGGCTCCAAGCCTGAGCTGTTGGCCGTGCTGGCCCTGGCGCCGAAGGGCGGCACCATCGTCTGCAACGGTTACAAGGACCGCGAGTTCATCCGTCTGGCGCTGATGGGCCAGAAGCTGGGCCACAACGTGTTCATCGTGATCGAGAAAGAATCCGAAGTCGCGCTGGTGATCGAAGAAGCGGCCTCGCTCAAGGTCAAGCCTCAGGTCGGCCTGCGCGTGCGTCTGTCGTCCCTGGCATCGTCCAAATGGGCGGACACCGGTGGCGAGAAGTCCAAGTTCGGTCTGTCGGCGGCGCAACTGTTGTCGGTGGTCGAGCGTTTCCGCGCGGCAGGTCTGGATCAGGGCATCCGCCTGCTGCACTTCCACATGGGTTCGCAGATCGCCAACCTGGCGGACTACCAGCACGGCTTCAAGGAAGCGATTCGTTACTACGGCGAACTGCGCAACCTCGGCCTGCCGGTTGATCACATCGACGTCGGTGGCGGTCTGGGTGTCGACTACGACGGTACTCACTCGCGCAACGCCAGTTCGATCAACTACGACATGGACGATTACGCCGGTGTCGTGGTCGGGATGCTCAAGGAGTTCTGCGACGCGCAGAGCCTGCCGCACCCGAACATCTTCTCTGAAAGCGGCCGCTCGCTGACCGCTCACCACGCCATGCTGGTGGTGCAGGTGACCGACGTCGAGAAGCACAACGACGACGTGCCGCAGATCGACAACAAGGAAGAGCTGCCGGAAACCGTGCAATGGCTGGTTGACCTGCTGGGCCCGACCGACATCGAAATGGTCACCGAAACCTACTGGCGCGCCACGCACTACATGAGCGACATCGCGACCCAGTATGCCGATGGCAAGCTGACCCTGGCCGAAAAAGCCCTGGCCGAGCAATGCTACTTCGCTGTGTGCCGTCGCCTGCATAACTCGTTGAAGGCGCGTCAGCGTTCGCACCGTCAAGTGCTCGATGAGCTCAACGACAAGCTGGCCGACAAGTACATCTGCAACTTCTCGGTGTTCCAGAGCCTGCCGGACACCTGGGCCATCGGCCAGGTATTGCCGATCCTGCCACTGCACCGTCTCGACGAAGAGCCGCTGCGCCGTGCCGTGCTGCAAGACTTGACCTGCGACTCCGACGGCAAGATCAAGCAATACGTCGACGAACAGAGCATCGAGACCAGCCTGCCGGTACACGGTTTGAACGAAGGCGAAGACTACCTGCTGGGTATCTTCCTGGTCGGCGCTTACCAGGAAATCCTTGGTGACATGCACAACCTGTTCGGTGACACCGACTCGGTGAACATCTACCAGAACGCCGATGGCAGCGTGTACCACGCCGGTATCGAAACCCACGACACCATCGAAGACATGCTGCGTTACGTGCACTTGTCGCCGGAAGAGCTGATGACCCACTACCGCGACAAGTGCGCCAGTGCCCGCATCACTGCCGCCGAGCGCACCCAGTTCCTCGACGCTTTGCGTCTGGGGCTGACCCGTTCGTCTTACCTGTCTTCTTGA